CAACTACGATGATCTCGACCCCTTAGAGGAGCAAGGTTGCACCGTCCGCTATGTGTCAAATACCTCTGAACTGGGTAATCCCGACCTGCTAATTCTGCCCGGCACTAAAAGCACCGTCGCCGATTTAATGCACTTGCAACAACAAGGACTGGCACAGGCCATAATCCACCGGGCAAGGTCCGGCATTCCAGTGATAGGCATTTGCGGAGGCTATCAGATGCTGGGCAAGAGCATACACGACCCTGACAAAATCGAATCCAAGCAGGACAGCATTGCCGGACTGGGCTTACTCAATAGCACAACCATCTTTCACAATGACAAAACTACCAAACAGGTTAAAGCTCGGGTGGCTGCCGACAAAGGCTTGCTCAAAGGGCTTAAGGACATAGAGGTCACTGGCTATGAGATTCACATGGGGCAAACCAGCAGCCGGGACTGCCAGCCGGCACTCCACATCTTCGAAACATCTCAGGGGAAAGTCAATTACTTCGATGGCGCTGTCGGCAACAATGGATTGATATTCGGAACCTATATTCATGGCTTACTTCACAATGCAACATTCACACACCTCCTCTTGAACAGGCTGCAACAGCTCCGCAAACTGCCTGAAACATCCGCCACGTCAATAAGCAAACAGGAAATATATGATAAACTAGCTGATATAATCAGGCAGAACCTCGATATGTCCCAGGTCTATAAAATTACTCTGGGGAGGAATCAGCCTTACCGGCATAACGCAAGGCTTTAGCCTCGCCGTAAAAAGCTGGGGCTAAAGGCTAACAATTACCCTAAAACAGCTCTTGACTAACACTAGGAGGAATTATGGTTGAAAAAAACTCCAAAGGCCTCGTCCACGTTTACACCGGTGACGGCAAAGGCAAGACCACTGCCGCCTTAGGTCTGGCAATGCGAGCAGTGGGACAAAGTATGAAGGTAGCTTTCATCCAGTTCTTAAAAGGAATACCCTGCGGCGAGCATCTCTTCGTAAAGCAGTATAACCCTTTTGAAATAATCCAGGTGAGCGTCGGAGATAGCTTTAACAAACCAAAAGAACAGTTAAGCCAAGAAGCTCAGCAAACGCTAACCTACGCTGAGCAAGAGATACTCAGCGGGAAATATGACCTGGTCATACTCGACGAGATCTTTGTTGCCATCAGCCAGGGACTGATAACCATCAAACAAGTCTTGGACTTATTGGACTCAAAACCAGCCTCGGTTGAGCTGGTCATGACCGGCAGGAAGGCACCTCCAGAGATAGTCCAACGGGCTGATTTAGTCACCGAGATGCTCCTGATTAAGCATCCATTCACCGAAGGAACAGATGCCAGACGTGGCATTGAATATTAACAGGCAAGGAGCTTAAACTATGGCCACTTCCCTAGACACAATACTTAAAGAAATAAAACCGCTGGATAGCTCAGCAATGGCCGCTGCCCAAAGCCGTCAGAACAGCCTGACCAAGCCGCACGGCAGCTTAGGCAGGCTGGAAGAGCTGTCAATCCAGCTTGCCGGAATCAAAGGTGAAGCCACACCTAAACTGGAACATAAATCTATAATCATCATGGCTGCTGACCACGGTGTCGTTGCTGAAACAGTCAGCCTCTACCCCCAAGCAGTAACCCGCCAGATGGTGCTGAACTTCCTCAAAGGCGGTGCCGCCATAAATGTCCTCGCCGGTCAGATAGGCGCCCGGGTTATAGTAGTAGATATGGGTGTAATAGGCGGCTTCCAACCACTACCCGGGTTATTATGTAAAATGATTGATTTCGGCACCAAGAACATCACACAAGGACCGGCGATGACCCGCCAGCAAGCCATAGCTACCATAGAGGCCGGCATCCAGGTGTTTGAGGCTGAGATGGGAAAAAGACTTGATATCATTGGCACCGGAGATATGGGCATCGGCAATACTACCGCCAGTAGTGCCATCTTCGCTGCCATCAGCGGCAGACCACCCAAGAAAATCACCGGTCGTGGCACCGGCATTGGAGATAGGCAGCTCGCCCATAAAATCAAGGTGATAGAGAGAGCCTTATCCGTTAACAAACCGAACCCTAAAGACCCGATAGACGTACTAGCCAAGGTTGGTGGCTTCGAGATCGGCGGCCTGGTTGGAGTGATACTGGCTGGGGCTGCCTACAGAATACCGGTGGTCATTGACGGCCTCATCTCCGGAGCTGCAGCCCTCATCGCCACCGGCCTGTCACCACAAGCCAAAGACTACCTCATCGCCGCTCATGTCTCGGCAGAGACAGGACATGAGCTTTTGCTCCAATTCCTTGGCCTGAAACCGCTGCTTGATTTAAACATGCGGCTGGGTGAAGGCACCGGCGCTGTTTTGGGCATTTCCCTCGCTGAAGCTGCCGCCAGGACCTTGAGCCAGATGGCTACCTTCGCCCAAGCCGGCGTCTCCGAAGCCAAACCGCTAGAGTCGCAGTAAGGAGCTAAACTTTGGGTTTCTGGGCAGCACTCCAATTTCTAACCATATTTCCCACTCCTCTCCGCCACGAGGTCACAGCTAAGACCTCCGGCCAGTCCCTCCCTTATTTTCCGCTGGTCGGCTTAATTCTCGGAACTATCCTACTTGGTCTTAATTATGGACTAACTTTTATTCTGCCACCTTCTGTGGTAAATGCCCTGCTCATCATAGCCCTGGTCATCCTGACCGGAGCCCATCACCTCGACGGCTTCATCGACACCTGCGACGGCATCATCGCCGGCAAATCTAAAAAAGAAAGGCTAGCTATAATGTCGGACAGCAAAGTCGGCGCCTTCGGCATCGTCGGCGCCATTCTCCTGCTGCTGCTCAAATATGCCTCCTTGTCCTCCTCACCGATATTGCCAGCCTTGTTGCTTATGCCCACCTTAAGCCGCTGGGCAATGGTCTCCATCATCTTCACCTTTCCCTACGCCAAACGCTCTGGCATGGGACTTGCCTTCAAACGGGGTGCCACATGGCAGAAGCTGACCATAGCCACAGTACTAGCTTTGATTGTCGCCGTAGCCTTGCTGAAACTGTGGGGGCTGGTGCTGATGGCAGCCCTGTGGCTTATTGCCTTCGGCATAGCCAGCTGCTTCCGCTCACGCCTGGGCGGACTCACCGGCGATACTTATGGAGCCATCAACGAGCTGGCTGAGGTTCTGGTGCTCCTGCTACTCATCCTGATTGGGAGATTGCAGTGACCGAATATGCGGCTTCATGGAGCGGTGGCAAGGACAGTTGCTTCGCCTATTGGAAAGCAATTTCCCAGGGCTTGAAGGTCAGCCACCTGCTCAACTTCATAAATACAGATTCAACCAGGGCTATGTCTCACGGCTTAGACCACAAGCTGATAGCTTTACAGGCACAGGCTATGGGATTGCCCATACTCCAGCAAAAAGTCACCTGGGAAACCTACGAAACCGGATTCAAAGACGCCTTAGAGAAGCTGAAGCTCAAAGGCATCGCCGGCCTGATTACCGGCGATATTCACCTCCAGGAACACAAAGACTGGATAGACAGGGTCTGTGGTGAATCAGGCATTAAGGCGGTATTGCCATTGTGGGAGATGGACAGCACCTGGCTTCTAACTGACTTCATCGAGGCTGGCTTTAAAGCCATTGTCGTCAGCGTCAAAGCTCAGTTCTTCGGCAAAGAGTGGCTAGGCAGGCAGGTGGACAGCAAACTGGCCTCCGAACTTAAAGCACTAGCGGCGGAATCAAAAATCGACGTCTGCGGTGAAACCGGGGAATTTCACACCTTTGTTTATGACGGGCCAACGTTCAAGAAGCCCATAAAAATAGTCAAGTCAGTCCCTATAGACAGAGATGACCACTGGACTTTAGACATACTGGAGTACAGTCTTGGCTAAGCAAACTATCCTCCTACTCGGCGGCGCCCGTAGCGGCAAAAGCCATTACGCCCAGCAACTGGCTATGGAACTCGGCGGCAAAGTCCTCTTTGTCGCCACCGGTGAGGCACTCGATGAAGAGATGCAAACCCGTATTGAAGAGCATAAAAAAGACCGCCCCAAAAGCTGGCGGACACTGGAGATACCAACCGGCATTGGTAAAGAGATAGAGAAGCAAATCGGCGATGCCGAGGTGGTGATTATAGACTGCCTCACCCTGCTCGTATCCAACCTGCTCCGCGACGAGCCTGACTACCTTGAAGCAGAAAAAAGGGTGCTATCTGAAATAAACCAGCTTATCACCACCATTGACAAGCTAGATGCCAGCTTCGTCATCGTCTCCAACGAGGTTGGCATGGGCCTGGTACCCGAGACTAAGCTCGGCCGTATCTACCGCGACCTGCTGGGCAAAGCCAACCAGCTATTCGCCAGCCATGCCACCGAAGTCTATCTCATGGTAGCCTGCCTGCCAGTCCAGGTAAAAGGACAATAACTATCCCCAATAGGTCAGTATTTTCATACCATCAGCTTGTGGATTACTGTAGGGATAGAGAGTAAGCCTTACTAGCGTTTCGACTTTTAGCAGTTTGTACTATAATTCTCCTGAAATAAGACCCTGTAAGTGCTCTCGCGTATACTAACAAGTCCACTCACTGGACGCCGATTACTCCGTATTTTATCAGGCAGCTTCTCTCTGAATCCTGTACAATAAGACATAGCGTGTGTTGTGCGACTCTAGAGCGAGGAGGGTCAGCATGCCTACAGTAAATGTTGGCGACATCAATATTTATTACGAGGTTCATGGTGACGGAGAAGCACTTGTCCTGATCATGGGATTAGGGGGTAGTTCAGCGTGGTGGTTCCGACAGATTCCAGCGTTCTCAAGGCAATATCGAGTAGTTGCCTTTGACAATAGAGGAACTGGACGCAGCGATGCACCTGATATACCCTACACAATGGAGATGATGGCGGGAGATCTTGCCGGCATACTGAAAACCATTGGCGTTAAGGCTGCCCACGTTTTCGGGCTTTCCATGGGTGGGATGATAGCTCAGCATTTTGCTCTGCGCTATCCGGAAAGAGTGACCAGTCTTATTTTGGGGGCCACTACATTCGGGGGGACCCACAGGGTAATGCCGGATGTGGAGGCAATAAGAGTTCTCTTCGACATGGAGCACATGCAAAGGCTGACTCCAGAAGAAAGGCAAAGGGAAACGCTTCCCTTCGTCATGAGCCAGGAGTTCATCGATAAGAATCCAGACCTCATTCAACAGCTCATGACAAAAATGACGGAGCATATTACCCCGCCGCATGGCTATATGAGACAGGTGGAAACGGTAATAAGTCATGATACCTACGAGCGTCTACCAGAGATTACGGTGCCTACTCTCGTAATCGCTGGAGATGCTGACAGGCTGGTTCCAGTCGAAAACTCTCGGCTTATTGCGTCAAGGATACCCAAGGCTGAACTGGTGATACTGAAGAACATGGGTCATGGTTTCAACATCGAGGCGGCTGATGAAGTAAACAAGGCAGTACTACGCTTCCTGAAGCGTCACAGCCGTCCTCGCTAGGTCATGTTGTGCAACTACGATTGGGTGGTATACACAACGGCCTATGCCTACTATGCTTCGATCTGTTTACCCAAAGCAGGTCACTAATCTTTGCCCGTGCGCTGGCAATCTCATCTTCGAGAGCATCTGGTGACATGGATTCTTGCTTTAGCCTTCTCTCAATTTGGCCGCTTCAAAAAGATATTTTTACATACTGCAATATAACTGTGCATGCTATATGTAGGAACAATTTTGAAGAAAAGGGTGTAGTCATATCCGGCATTAATTAAAGTAACAATCCATTGTTTTATTCAACTAACTGTTTTCCTGCCTCAGCCACCACACATCAAAATGTCGACAAATAGCAGTTTGACTACTATAATAGACGTAACCAGATGAAGTTCATCCGTTTGCATAAGCGCCCCCTACTGAGATGTGGCATTAGCCGTGTGCTTTGCCTGACAATGACTTGCCTGCTCACCATCTCAAGCGCTTTACTCCTCTTTGCCAGTCCTGTCCAGGCAGCGCTGTTTATCACCACCTCACCACTTCTGCCACAAGGCCAGGTGGGCAGCCCATACTATGCAGTACTAACAGCAACTGGCGATAACCCACCTTTTACCTGGAGCATCACCAGCGGCGCCCCACCACCAGGTTTAAGTCTTGCAGCATCAGGGATTATATCAGGTACGCCAACCATGGCCGGCAATTTCAACTTCACAGCCACGGTTACCGACAGCGTGGCTGTTACTGCAAGCCAACCATTTATTATCAACGTGACTCAACCTCCGTTAAAGTTCTTTACAACTACTTTAGCACTAGCCGAAGAGGGCAAGGCCTACAGTAGCACAATAGCAGTCAGCGGTGGTACAACACCATATACCTGGTCTATCGCCAGCGGTACATTGCCAACAGGGCTAACTTTAAATGTATCCAACGGCTACATCTCAGGTGTTCCAGCCAAAGGCAGCACTGGCAGCTATAGCTTCATGGTCAGCGTCAGCGATAGCTCATCACCAACAATCACTGGTCAGCAGAGCTTCAGCATCACAGTGGAAAAGGGCGGCTATGAAGCTACCATAACCATCGGCGATGGGCTAAAAGTCGGAGAGACAAAGGTATACGTGTCGGGAAGCCCATTGGCTACGCTGCGAGGCGGCGAGTCCACGAAACTCAGCCTCGATATCGGCGCAACCCGGTCGGTAAGCGTAGACCCAGTTATCCAGCATCCGACTGAGTCCAGCGTCAGGTTCAAAGCCGAGGTAGATAGAATTACAGTGAGTGAAGCTTCACCTGATGCCACCTTCCCCTATCACACGGAGTATTCTATCGAGCTCAAAACCGAGCCTTCAAAGGTCGGCCAACTATCAGGCTCTGGCTGGTATAAGGAGGGCTATATGCTTAGAGTCAGCGCTCCGAACGAGGTCAATGACCCAAATGACCCGGGCACACAATATCGCTTTGCCTACTGGAAACTGCCCTCCGGTGAAACCATCTCCGGCAGAGACCTGAACCTGACAGTCAACTCTCCGGGGAACTGCCTCGCCTATTACGACACCTATTATAGGCTAAGCCTAACATCGCCTTATGGCGAAGCGGAAGGTAGTAACTGGTACAAGGCTGGCAGCATAGCCGAATGGAGCATGACGAATACGCAAGTCCGCATGCCCGGTATTCTCGGTGTCTTCGGCGGCAAGCTAAATGCTGTGAATTCCAGCGGTTCTACGCCTATAGATGGCCCCAAGGCAATAACCATAGATTGGGAGCCCGACTATACAATGCCATTCATTCTGATACCTGCGGCAATTGTCTTGCTCATTTTGGGCGGCTATGGCCTATATCTCCTGTTACGCAGTTTGCAACCAAAGCCAGCACCATTTCCTCCGCCGTACCCATACATGCCTCCACCACCTCCTCAGCCTGTGCCACCACCTCAAACCACAGTGGTAATGATAGGTGGAGATAAGCCAAAACTGGGCCAGGGAACAACTAGAGAGCAACTGATGGAAAAGTTCGGTGAACTTCTCGAGAAATACGAGGACGAGATCAAAACCTCAATAGGTGCCAAAGAACTACCTGGAGTTAAAACGGTTGAGGAGGAGAGAAGGCTGGCAGCACCTGAAGAAACTCCGCCAACTGTAGCAGAAACAGACGCCACACCAGAAAAAGAAGACACAACATGCAGCTTCACTTCGAAGAAGCCCCTGAGAGTGGTTGCCAGTAATTGGAGGCAAGTGGAGACCAGGACTGTAGCCCCGCCATCCACCAAGGGGAAGGCAACTGAAGGTGAGACTGGCCTTGCCATAGTCTGGACACTAGATATATACCAAGAATGGGAAATCCTCAACTGCTGGCTGCAACAAGGGCACAAAGAACCCCACGAAGGCAGCGTAGAGGTAGTCTACAGCCAGATTAATACCATCACAGAAGAGAAAATCTATGCGCCAGGTGAGAACCTCGAGCCACCTACACCTCACTATACAGATGGCATGCCCCGAGTAGAGGTGACTGCCGGCGAGGTTGTTCCCTCCGACAAGCTGCCCCCCGAAACAATGCCATGAGAGGCTACGACATTGCCAGCAAGCATCTAAGACTTGGACTTGGACTTGGGCTTGCGCTGGCTTTGATTATGACCGTCTGTTTCATAGCTCCCACTAGGACACCTTCAGCCCACGCTGGGACAATGCAATGGACCACCGTCGACACACCAAACAACACGGGTAACGTCATTATCAGCCCATCAGAAATAGACGCCATCGCCATCGGCAGTGATAGCAGAACTTTTTACGCTATCGATATACCCAACAGCAAAGTCTATAAGTCATCGAACGGAGGTATTACCTGGGATGACCTGACCGGCTATCTGACAATTGCTGGTGCTGTTCTGCCCGCCTGGAATATAGCTATCGCGCCAGATAACCCGAACTTTGTAACCATGGTGACCAGCGACGGTGGTTTACCCAGAAAGGTATTTATCTCAACCGATGGTGGTGATAATTGGCAAGACATAAATTGCCCGGTGACGAGCAACATCGGTGCCATTGCTATCTCTCCCAATTATGGTGGCTATGATATAGCTATTGGCACACGAACTGGAGCTGGCAACGGCGATGTCTATATTTTCAATGCAGCTGGCCCCGGCAACTGGGCTTCCCAGGGCTTCACCGGCGACATACTAGTACTCAAGTTCTCACCCAACTATCGAGCCGATTCTAGTCTGGTTACAATTTCAGCCCATCCCACTGGTACCTATATCAACATTGGAATTCACGACAGAGTGGCCAACATCACCAGCTGGGGTAACTGGGGCCCGATAGAGATAACGGCTGCAGGTGCTGGCACCTCTCCAACAATAGCTCAAGTTATAACCGCCGACATTGAGCTAC
This sequence is a window from Chloroflexota bacterium. Protein-coding genes within it:
- a CDS encoding cob(I)yrinic acid a,c-diamide adenosyltransferase; its protein translation is MVEKNSKGLVHVYTGDGKGKTTAALGLAMRAVGQSMKVAFIQFLKGIPCGEHLFVKQYNPFEIIQVSVGDSFNKPKEQLSQEAQQTLTYAEQEILSGKYDLVILDEIFVAISQGLITIKQVLDLLDSKPASVELVMTGRKAPPEIVQRADLVTEMLLIKHPFTEGTDARRGIEY
- the cobT gene encoding nicotinate-nucleotide--dimethylbenzimidazole phosphoribosyltransferase, coding for MATSLDTILKEIKPLDSSAMAAAQSRQNSLTKPHGSLGRLEELSIQLAGIKGEATPKLEHKSIIIMAADHGVVAETVSLYPQAVTRQMVLNFLKGGAAINVLAGQIGARVIVVDMGVIGGFQPLPGLLCKMIDFGTKNITQGPAMTRQQAIATIEAGIQVFEAEMGKRLDIIGTGDMGIGNTTASSAIFAAISGRPPKKITGRGTGIGDRQLAHKIKVIERALSVNKPNPKDPIDVLAKVGGFEIGGLVGVILAGAAYRIPVVIDGLISGAAALIATGLSPQAKDYLIAAHVSAETGHELLLQFLGLKPLLDLNMRLGEGTGAVLGISLAEAAARTLSQMATFAQAGVSEAKPLESQ
- the cobS gene encoding adenosylcobinamide-GDP ribazoletransferase, coding for MGFWAALQFLTIFPTPLRHEVTAKTSGQSLPYFPLVGLILGTILLGLNYGLTFILPPSVVNALLIIALVILTGAHHLDGFIDTCDGIIAGKSKKERLAIMSDSKVGAFGIVGAILLLLLKYASLSSSPILPALLLMPTLSRWAMVSIIFTFPYAKRSGMGLAFKRGATWQKLTIATVLALIVAVALLKLWGLVLMAALWLIAFGIASCFRSRLGGLTGDTYGAINELAEVLVLLLLILIGRLQ
- a CDS encoding diphthine--ammonia ligase gives rise to the protein MAVTEYAASWSGGKDSCFAYWKAISQGLKVSHLLNFINTDSTRAMSHGLDHKLIALQAQAMGLPILQQKVTWETYETGFKDALEKLKLKGIAGLITGDIHLQEHKDWIDRVCGESGIKAVLPLWEMDSTWLLTDFIEAGFKAIVVSVKAQFFGKEWLGRQVDSKLASELKALAAESKIDVCGETGEFHTFVYDGPTFKKPIKIVKSVPIDRDDHWTLDILEYSLG
- the cobU gene encoding bifunctional adenosylcobinamide kinase/adenosylcobinamide-phosphate guanylyltransferase, which encodes MLLLGGARSGKSHYAQQLAMELGGKVLFVATGEALDEEMQTRIEEHKKDRPKSWRTLEIPTGIGKEIEKQIGDAEVVIIDCLTLLVSNLLRDEPDYLEAEKRVLSEINQLITTIDKLDASFVIVSNEVGMGLVPETKLGRIYRDLLGKANQLFASHATEVYLMVACLPVQVKGQ
- a CDS encoding alpha/beta fold hydrolase — its product is MPTVNVGDINIYYEVHGDGEALVLIMGLGGSSAWWFRQIPAFSRQYRVVAFDNRGTGRSDAPDIPYTMEMMAGDLAGILKTIGVKAAHVFGLSMGGMIAQHFALRYPERVTSLILGATTFGGTHRVMPDVEAIRVLFDMEHMQRLTPEERQRETLPFVMSQEFIDKNPDLIQQLMTKMTEHITPPHGYMRQVETVISHDTYERLPEITVPTLVIAGDADRLVPVENSRLIASRIPKAELVILKNMGHGFNIEAADEVNKAVLRFLKRHSRPR